From one Flavobacterium sp. N502536 genomic stretch:
- a CDS encoding helix-turn-helix domain-containing protein produces MNLYSEHYVSEKSERFVNKIWCLDNGNGETTIENKLVLPNGCFNLAIVSGTSIEVHTSKQKYEMNEGFYFCSQMTNKVLVNIRPKTKVTIIQLQPWTLSMFPQYDLSNFSDSILKINPNELPFAAKTAYNLSNDISVLLTILNAYFEELSFTNPDKNTIERICEIIKLRNEEISVSEIGEDLKVSQRLLQIKFKAATGLTIKKYIQILKFRKSVDQMVHSNLEKLSLTEVALYNKYFDQSHFIKQFKGVMKTTPKTFNSSLYFLSQKR; encoded by the coding sequence ATGAATCTATATTCAGAACATTATGTAAGCGAAAAAAGCGAGCGGTTTGTTAATAAAATTTGGTGTCTGGACAATGGCAATGGCGAAACGACAATTGAAAACAAACTCGTTTTACCCAACGGCTGTTTTAATCTTGCTATTGTGAGTGGAACCTCGATAGAAGTTCACACGAGTAAGCAAAAATACGAGATGAACGAAGGATTCTACTTTTGTTCGCAAATGACAAATAAGGTTTTGGTTAATATCAGGCCTAAAACCAAAGTTACCATCATTCAGTTACAACCCTGGACGCTTTCGATGTTTCCTCAATATGATTTGAGCAATTTTAGCGATTCTATTCTCAAAATCAATCCGAACGAACTGCCTTTTGCTGCTAAAACAGCTTATAATTTAAGCAATGACATTTCGGTATTGCTGACGATACTAAATGCTTATTTCGAGGAATTAAGTTTTACAAACCCTGACAAGAATACCATCGAAAGAATCTGTGAGATCATTAAACTTCGCAATGAGGAAATTTCGGTTTCGGAAATTGGGGAAGATTTAAAAGTCTCTCAGCGTTTATTACAGATTAAGTTTAAAGCAGCAACCGGACTTACCATTAAAAAATACATCCAGATTCTGAAATTCAGAAAATCGGTGGATCAAATGGTGCATTCCAATTTAGAGAAACTCAGTCTGACTGAAGTTGCGCTTTATAACAAGTATTTTGATCAGTCGCATTTTATAAAACAATTTAAAGGGGTTATGAAAACGACTCCCAAAACGTTCAACTCTAGTTTATATTTTCTTTCTCAAAAAAGATAG
- a CDS encoding serine hydrolase domain-containing protein, which yields MGIHQFYEKSIGKNESFADAKEKFGSTARFTHVWLLANGVWKLKRSFSYDHQYVSTAGTKSDIFDNDAEIKKWLVQNNIPALGIGLINDGKLQEVKVFGELKKGVAAPYNSIWNVASLTKPVTAMVTLKLVSAGKWDLDEPLYKYWTDPDIANDPNTKLLTTRIVLSHQTGFPNWRFMNKSGKLDFKFKPGTKYQYSGEGLEYLRRALEKKFHKTLDQLASELVFKPLKMNDTQLVWNDKIDLSRYAIGYDNKGNAYEPTKNKTANAADDLLTTIEDYGTFLCSVMNSDGLSKKVFEDMTSHQVQTKKNKYFGLGFEIYDLGDNDYALSHGGADQGVQTIFLLLPKTKQGLLIFTNVDDGYKVYEKIVTHYFGEKGQKIIDIETK from the coding sequence ATGGGAATTCACCAATTTTATGAAAAATCAATAGGGAAAAACGAATCTTTTGCAGATGCCAAAGAAAAATTTGGCAGCACGGCGCGATTTACACACGTCTGGCTTTTAGCAAATGGCGTTTGGAAACTCAAAAGATCATTTAGTTACGATCACCAATATGTCAGTACTGCGGGTACCAAATCGGATATTTTTGACAACGATGCCGAAATTAAAAAATGGCTGGTACAAAACAATATTCCTGCACTGGGAATTGGTCTGATCAACGATGGAAAATTACAGGAAGTAAAAGTGTTTGGCGAACTCAAAAAAGGAGTTGCAGCACCTTATAATTCGATTTGGAATGTGGCTTCTTTAACCAAGCCTGTTACTGCAATGGTTACTTTAAAATTAGTGAGTGCCGGAAAATGGGATCTCGACGAGCCCCTTTACAAATACTGGACAGATCCGGATATTGCAAATGATCCTAATACTAAATTGCTAACGACCCGAATTGTCTTAAGTCATCAAACCGGTTTTCCAAACTGGAGATTTATGAACAAATCAGGCAAACTGGATTTTAAGTTTAAACCCGGAACAAAATACCAATATTCGGGAGAAGGTTTAGAGTATTTGAGAAGGGCCTTAGAGAAGAAATTTCATAAAACGCTGGATCAGTTAGCCAGTGAATTGGTTTTTAAACCTTTAAAAATGAACGACACTCAGTTGGTCTGGAACGATAAAATTGATTTGTCAAGATATGCCATTGGTTACGACAATAAAGGGAATGCTTATGAACCTACTAAAAACAAAACCGCAAATGCTGCCGATGATTTACTAACGACTATTGAAGATTATGGAACATTTTTATGCAGCGTTATGAACAGCGACGGACTAAGCAAAAAAGTTTTTGAAGACATGACTTCTCATCAGGTTCAAACCAAAAAAAATAAATATTTCGGACTGGGTTTTGAAATTTATGATTTAGGAGATAACGATTATGCCTTATCGCATGGCGGAGCGGATCAGGGCGTTCAAACCATTTTCTTATTGCTTCCAAAAACCAAACAGGGTCTGCTTATTTTCACCAATGTTGATGATGGTTATAAGGTTTATGAAAAGATTGTAACACATTATTTTGGTGAAAAGGGTCAAAAAATAATTGATATAGAAACGAAATAA
- a CDS encoding serine hydrolase: MKQPIKLVVLSVLFLFFAINISSAQDKAKQIDQLLSTYNQYGQFNGSALVTENGKVIFKKGYGSANMEWNIPNQPNTKFRLGSITKQFTAFLIVKLVEDGKLKLDVPITTYLPDYPKETGDKITLHHLLTHTSGIPNYTSLPDFFKDKSRNPYTPEEFVKTFSNLPLDFTPGERFSYSNSGYFLLGYIIEKVTGKTYEHYLQETIFTPLKMVNSGYDHPEVLLENRAAGYEKNAKKISNASYIDMSIPYAAGSLYSTVEDLYLWDQALYANKILSAASTELLFKPYISTRKNESYGYGWVVSDNNKGKDAAQLKIVEHGGGINGFNTNIVRIVTDKNLIVLLNNTGGTVLDEMSNAIRAILYKQSFNQPKKSLAFELLDVFTEQGVTSGTAAYAKLKNDPTYAIKENDMNDVGYQLLQKRKIKEAIEIFKINVETFPKSGNAYDSLGEAYLADGDKKLAFVNYSKSVELDPKNENGKKVLEEISKNNTK, translated from the coding sequence ATGAAGCAACCAATCAAACTAGTTGTTCTTAGCGTTCTTTTCCTTTTTTTCGCTATAAACATCTCTTCCGCACAGGACAAAGCAAAACAAATTGACCAACTTTTAAGTACGTACAATCAATACGGACAATTTAATGGTTCGGCACTGGTTACCGAAAATGGAAAAGTCATTTTTAAGAAAGGATACGGTTCTGCCAATATGGAATGGAATATTCCGAATCAGCCCAATACCAAATTCAGATTGGGCTCGATCACCAAACAATTTACAGCCTTTTTAATAGTCAAATTAGTTGAAGATGGAAAACTAAAACTAGATGTTCCTATCACTACGTACTTACCAGATTACCCTAAAGAAACCGGCGATAAAATAACGCTTCATCACTTACTTACACATACTTCGGGAATTCCAAATTACACTTCTTTACCTGATTTTTTCAAAGATAAAAGCCGAAATCCTTATACCCCTGAAGAGTTTGTTAAAACATTCTCTAATTTACCGCTTGATTTTACTCCGGGTGAAAGATTCAGCTATAGTAATTCCGGATATTTCCTTTTGGGATATATTATCGAAAAAGTTACCGGAAAAACATACGAGCACTATTTGCAAGAGACCATCTTTACGCCATTGAAGATGGTGAATTCCGGCTATGATCACCCCGAAGTCCTCTTGGAAAACAGAGCTGCCGGTTATGAGAAAAACGCCAAAAAAATTAGTAATGCTTCCTATATCGATATGAGTATACCTTACGCAGCAGGTTCTTTATATTCTACGGTGGAGGATTTGTACCTATGGGATCAGGCGCTTTATGCCAATAAAATACTTTCTGCGGCATCAACAGAATTATTGTTCAAACCTTACATCAGCACAAGAAAAAATGAGTCTTACGGCTACGGATGGGTTGTCAGCGACAACAATAAAGGAAAAGATGCCGCCCAATTAAAAATTGTTGAACATGGTGGTGGAATCAATGGTTTTAACACCAATATCGTTCGTATTGTGACGGATAAAAATCTAATTGTTTTACTCAACAACACCGGCGGAACTGTTTTGGATGAAATGAGCAATGCGATCAGAGCCATTTTGTACAAACAATCCTTCAACCAGCCGAAAAAATCTTTGGCGTTTGAGCTTTTGGATGTTTTTACAGAACAAGGAGTTACAAGCGGAACGGCTGCCTATGCCAAATTAAAAAACGATCCTACTTACGCTATCAAGGAAAACGACATGAATGACGTGGGCTATCAACTTTTACAAAAAAGAAAAATTAAAGAGGCGATCGAGATTTTTAAAATAAATGTCGAGACTTTTCCAAAATCCGGAAACGCGTATGATAGTTTAGGAGAAGCCTATTTGGCTGATGGGGATAAAAAACTTGCGTTTGTAAATTATTCCAAATCAGTTGAACTGGATCCCAAAAATGAAAACGGCAAAAAAGTATTAGAAGAAATTTCGAAAAACAATACAAAATAA